In Thermoanaerobaculia bacterium, the sequence CGCGAGCGGATCCGGGTCGGCGTCCCCGGCCGCGGCCGCCCGGCGGCGCCGCGGGACCGCGGCGGCGATCGCCGGGGCCGCCCTTGCCGTCGCCCTGATCGCCGCCGCGTACGTCGCCGGGCGGGGCTCGACGAAGTCGCCTCTCCTCAGTTTCGACCAGATCACGTTCCGGCGCGGCGTCGTCTGGAACGCGCGTTACCTGTCCGACGGGCACACGATCCTCTACGGCGCCGCGTTCGAGGGGAATCCGATCGAGATTTTCGAGAAGCGCGAGGGCAGCTTCGAATCCCGTCCGCTCGGTCTGTCCGGAGACGACCTGCTCTCGATCTCGCGAAGCGGACCCATCGCGATCTCCGTGCGGGACCGCCTCGCCAACCCCTTCCAGCGGGCGGGGACGCTCGCCGAAATCGCCCCCGGCGGGACGAGCGCGCCGCGCGAGCTCCTCGACAACGTGTACGGAGCCGACTGGGCGCCCGACGGCACGACACTCGCGGTCGTCCGGGACGCCGGCGGCGGCCTCCAGCTCGAATACCCGGTCGGCAACGTCCTCTATCGCACCGCCGGATGGATCGCCAATGCCCGGGTCTCGCCCGACGGAAACCACGTCGCGTTCTGGGACCATCCGATCCCCAACGACGACGGAGGCTCGGTCGACATCGTCGATCGCCGGGGAAAGCGGACCGTCCTCGCAACCGGCTACCAGAGCGCGGAGGGGCTCGCCTGGTCGGCAGATGGCCGCGAGGTGTGGTTCACGGCGACGCCGGAAGGAACGAACCTCGAGCTCGCCGCCGTGACGCTCGACGGAAAGCGGCGGCTGATCGACCGGATACCGGGTTTCCTCTACCTCCACGACATCTCTCGCGACGGCCGGGTCCTGGCGACCCGCGAATCGTGGCGGATCGGCCTCTTCGGGAAGCTCGCGGGCGACCCCAAGGAGCGGGATCTCTCCTGGCTCGACTGGTCGCTCGCCTGCGACATCTCGCCCGACGGAAAGACGATCCTCTTCGGGGAGACCGGCCAGGGAGGCGGCGCCGGATATTCGGCATACGTTCGAAACGCCGGGGAGAACGCGGCCGTCCGGCTGGGCGAAGGCATTCCGCAGAGCCTCTCCCCCGACGGCCATTCGGTGCTCACGATCGTTCACCCGTCGGGCGACACCCGGCTCGCGATCTACCCGACCGGGGTCGGCGAGGCCCGCCTGCTGCCCCGCGAGGGACTGACGACGCAGCGCGTCGACTGGATGCCCGACGGGAAGCACATCCTCGTCTCCTCGAACGAAGAGGGAAAAGGCGTCCGCCTCTGGATCCTCGACGCCGCGACCGGGAAACCGCGGGCCGTCTCCCCGGAAGGCTGGCGGCACTATTCGCGATGCATCACGCCGGACGGAACGAAAGTCGTCGCCGAGGGCCCCGATCGCCGGTTGTACCTGTACCCGCTCGCGGATGGCGATCCGACGCCGATTCCCGGGCTCACGCGCGACGATCAGCCCTCTGGGTGGACGGCCGACGGGCATTCGTTCTTCGTCTTCCGCCGCAACGAGCTCCCCGCGAGGATCTACCGCTACGATCCCCGGACAGGGAACAAGACGCTCTGGACGGAACTGAATCCGAGCGACCCGACGGGAATCATTCAGGTCAACCGCTTCATGGCGACGCCCGACGGAAGCGCTTACGTGTACAACTACCAGCGCTATCTTTCGGAGCTCTACGACATCGAGGGATTGAAATGACCGTCAGGATTCCTTCATGACGCTCGCGACCGGCACGAGGCTGGGACCCTACGAGATCCTTTCCCCGATCGGCGCCGGTGGCATGGGCGAGGTGTACCGCGCGCGCGACGCGCGGCTCGGGCGCGAGGTCGCCGTGAAAGTCCTCCCCGCCGAGTTCTCCTCCGACGCGCAGCGCCGGTCCCGGTTCGAACAGGAGGCCCGAGCGGCGTCCGCGCTCAATCACCCGAACATCGTGACCGTCTACGACGTCGGAACTGCGGAAGACCACCACCTCTTCGTCGCGATGGAGCTCGTCGAAGGCCGCACGCTCCGGGAGATCCTCGAGGCCGGACGCCTTCCCGCCAGCCGGACGCTCGACATCGGCGCGCAGATCGCGGACGGACTGGCGCGGGCGCACGGCGCCGGCATCGTCCACCGGGACCTGAAGCCGGAGAACGTCATGGTGTCGCGGGAGGGGTTCGTCAAGATCCTCGACTTCGGTCTGGCGAAGCTCTCCGCGCCGATCGACGGCGGAGCATCCGATCTGCCGACGGCCGCGCCCCGCGGGACGGACCCGGGAACGATCATGGGGACCGTCGGCTACATGTCGCCCGAGCAGGCGGCGGGCCGCGCCGTCGACTTCCGCTCCGACCAGTTCTCGCTCGGGACGATCCTCTACGAAAGGGCCACCGGCAAGCGCCCGTTCCAGCGCGAGTCGGCGCCGCAGACGCTGTCCGCGATCATCCAGGACGACCCGGAGCCGCTCGGAACGCTCAATCCCCGGACGCCCGCGCCCCTGCGATGGGCGATCGAGCGGTGCCTGGCCAAGGAGCCGGACGAGCGCTTCGCCTCGACGAAGGACCTCGCCCGGGATCTCAAGAGCCTGCGCGACCATCTCTCGGAAGCCTCGCAGGTTTCCGGCGAGACCGCCGCGGGAGCGGTGCGGCCCGGCCGCGTGCCGGGCGCCTTCGTCGCCGCCGCGGCCGCCGCGGTCGTCCTCGCCGCCGCGGCCGCCGCGATCGTCGGCCGGAAGACCGCGCCGATCCGCGTGCCGGTCTTCCACCGGCTCACGTTCGAGCGGGGGTCGATCGGCGGCGCCCGATTCGCGCCCGACGGGCAGACGGTCCTCTACAGCGCGACGTGGAACGGCATCCCGTCGAAGATCTTCTCCACCCGCGCGACGAGCCCGGGGTCGAGCGCGCTTTCGCTGCCCGATGCGCTCCTCTTCTCCGTCTCGTCGCAGAACGAGCTCGCGATCGCGATCGACGCGAAGCTCCAGAACTCGTTCCAGCCGGCCGGAACCCTCGCGCGCGTTCCGATGGCGGGGGGAACGCCGCGCCAGATCCTCGAAAACGTCGCGGAGGCCGAATGGTCGCCCGACGGCGCTCAGCTCGCCGTCGTCCACAACGTCTCCGGAAAGTCCCGCCTGGAATATCCGATCGGGAAGGTCCTCTACGAGACGGGCGGCTGGATCGGCCACATCCGGATCTCCCCCGACGGGCGGACGATCGCGTTCCTCGACCATCCCGCCTCGTCGGACGGCGGAACGGTGTCCACCATCGACGCCGGGGGCGGGAAGAAGCGGGATCTCTCGACCGACTGGCTCTCGCTGGAAGGGATCGCGTGGGCTCCGGGCGGCGGGGAGATTTTCTTCACCGGGACCCGCACGGGACTCGCCTGGAAGATCTACGGCGTCCGGCCCGGAGGGCCCGAGCGCTTCGTCCTGTCGGCGCCGAGCGGCATGCTGATCCGCGACGTCGCCCGGGACGGCCGGATGCTCGTCAGCCAGGACGAATGGCGCGCGGGGATCTCGGCGCAGGTTCCCGGCGGCGACGGGGAACGCGACCTGTCGAACCTCGACTACTCGCAGGTCCGCGACATCAGCGCGGACGGCTCCGTCATCACTCTCGACGAGTCGGGAGAGGGGGGCGGCGAGAAGGGCGCGGTCTATCTGCGGAAGACCGACGGCTCGCCCGCGGTCCGCCTCGGCGAAGGAAATGGAGCTTCGCTCTCGGCCGACGGAGCGTGGGCGGCCTCCACCAACTACGACGGGACGGCGATCGTGTTCTACCCCACCGGTCCCGGACAGGCCCGATCGCTCCCGTGCAAGGGGATGAACTGCTACTTCCCGACGTTCTTCCCCGACGGCCGGCGGATCGCCTTCCTCGGCGTCGAGACCGGACGGGGCCCGAAGATCTTCGTCACGCCGGTCGACGCGATGGCACCGAAAGCGATCTCGCCCGAGGGCGTCGCGTTCACGACGGTCTATGCCGTTTCGCCGGACGGCCGCCGCATCGCGGCGCTGGGCGTCGACGCGAAACCGGCGATCTTCTCCGCCGACGGCGCGCCGCCGCGCCCGATTCCGGACACCGACGTCCTCGACATCCCGATGCGATGGACTCCGGACGGGTCGTCGGTCTACATCTCGCGGGCGAACGGCTCGAAAACCGTGCTCTCGAAGATCGACGTCGCTTCCGGAAGGCGAACCATCGTCCGGGAGGTCAAGGCGGCGGATCCGGCGGGAGTCCAGGGGATCCTTCGGGTCTATCCCACCCCCGACGCCCGGAGCTTCGCCTACAGCTACGTCCGCGTCCTCTCGACGCTCTTCGAGGTCGAAGGGGTCCGGTAAACCGGCGCGGGCGGACGCACGGCTCGCGCGCGCCGGCGGCCTCTCAGAACTTCAGCGTTGCCGAAATCCCCACGTTGTCGATGTTCCAGTCGGAGTGGCCGACGTAAGTTCCCGCCGTGGGATCGGAGATGTCGATCTTCGCCTCGTCCGTGAAGAGGTGGACGTAGAAGAAATCGATGTCCATCTTCGCCGACGCCTGGTAGGTGAAGCCCGCCGAGACCCATTCGTGATTTGCCTCCGGCACCCGCGGCTCGCGGGTCCTGTCCGCGACGGGGCTCTGCTCGTAGGCGGCGCCCGCGCGCAGCGTCCACCGGTCGTTGGGCCGGTAGCGCGCGCCGAGGCTCCAGCGCCACACGTCGCGCCAGTCGAACGGCTGGTTGATGCGGGGCTGGTTCGGATTCGCGAAGTCGATCGTGATGCGCCGCAGCGCGCTCCACTGCGTCCACGTCACGTCCGCGAGCAGCGCGACGTTCCGCGAGATCCCCTGATCCGCCGAGAGCGACACGGAGGCGGGCATCGGGAGCGGGGCGTCGGCGTTCGTGTTCTGGAAGACCGCGCCGTTGCCGGTCAGGGCCGCGGCGTCCTCCGGCACCCGGAAGTGCGCCGAGCCCGAGATGTCGTGGACGGTCTTCGAATGGAACGCGAGGCCGATCTTCGTCGAGCCACAAGGCTTCCAGAGCGTTCCGAGGTCGAAACCGACGGCCCACGCGTCTCCGCCGATCCTCACTTTCCCGTCGTCCTGCTGCGGAGCAAGACCGAGCCCCCCGGCCGCGCCGAAGGACCCGAAGTCGATCATCTCGGAAAAGACGCCGCGCGAATACTGGACGTCGACCCCTCCGCCGACGGACAAACGGTCGTCGAGGCGCCAGCCGATCGACGGATTGAGGTTGTAGACGAGCAGGGTCGTCTCGGTGGCCTGGTAGCGGCCGCGCCAGCTCTCGTCGTAGTTCGTTCCGAGCCCGAACGGCGTGTTGAAACCGATCCCCGCCCAGACCGCGTCTCCCATCCGCCGGACCGCGTAGAAGCTCGGCACGACGACGACTTTGCCGGCGTCGGTCGTCCGGGGACCCGTGAGCGGCTGGCCCAGGATGGTCCTCGAACCGTCGTCGCGCGTGTCGATCGTGAGGTCGATCACCGGAACGTTCACGGTCGCGGTCCATTTGGACGAGAGCTCCGTCATGCCCGCCGGGTTGAACCACACGGTCGAGGCGTCTTCGGCCGAAGCGGCGTTTCCGGCATAGCTCGTTTCGAGCTGCTTCGCCCCCATGACCTCCAGCTTCCATCCTCCACCCGAAGCCAGGCCCGCCCACGCGAGCGCCGACAACGCCAGGATCGCCCGGAGCGGGACGTTCGGGGTCCGACGGTCCATCGTTTCCTCCTCTTGGCTCATACGAGTTTCCGCAGCGTCGCCTTCCGTCGCCACGGGCTCTTCTCTTCTCCGACGATCCTGCGCGGCACGCCGGCGAGCGCCCGCGCCGCCTGCATACCGGCCATCACCGCGGACTCGACCGCGCCGCCCAACCCCGTGAAGATCCAGTCTCCCGCGAGCGCCAGGTTGTCGTAACCCGACGTGTCCGCCTCGAGCCGGAACCGGTTCGTGCCGGGGAGGTCGAGGACGTACCGTTCGCTCGGCGTGTAGTTGGCGCGCGCGTACTGGTGCGCGAACCGCGCCGGTCCGGCGGCGCCGGTGGGATCGACGAGGAGATCGAAGCGCAGGCGGCTCGGATCCTCCGGATCGACCGCCCCGGGATAGAGGTGGCCGACGAAGCTCGCGCACCAGTCGGCGGCGTTCCGCCACGCGTCGTCGGTCTGCCCCCTTCCGAACGCCGGGTCCTTGCCGGGCGGCGGCGTCTCCGGCGTCTTCATCGGCCCGCAGAAGTAGACGATCGTTCCGGGCCGCTCGCGCGGCGGCCAGAGCTCGCGGGGGATGACGCCCGACATGTCGGACCAGCTCTCGAGCGGCTGCCCGAAGCCGGTGCCGGTCGCGTTGCCGCCCTGCCAGCCGAGCTCCGGGGCTTCCGGCTTCCACCAGAGCTGGAGGGCCTGCGTCTGGATGGTCTCCAGACGCTCGACCATGTCGTGCCACTCCGGGCGCTGCGCCATCAGCGGCCGGCAGATCGACGGGAAAGCGCCGATCGAGATTCCGAGCACCGCGGCGTCGAAGTCGCGTCCGGCCGCGAGCTCTTCCCGCCCGACGTCGTCCCAGTTCGTCCACGGGTCCTCGAGGTTCGCGCCGCGGTCCCGGAGCGCCCTCGCCTGCGCGGGATCGATCTGGTCGTAGAGCGGCTCCGAGGGCCAGCTCGGAAGATCGGCCGGCCGGACGAGCGGATCGTATTCGGGAACGCACAGGTCGACCTGGCGCGCCATCACGATCCGGGCGATCGATCGCCCGTCTTCCGAAGGAACGAGGCCGGCGACGCGCCGGAAGAACTCGAAGCGCACGCCGTTCCTCCGGCAGATCTCGTAGAGCGGGGCGAAGACCGCGTCCCCCATGCCCGACTGCATCTTCCAGAAGAGGCCTCCCTTGTACGCGCCGATCAGGCGCAGCAGATGCGGGAGGCCCATGCCGGCGCTCATCCGCGGACATGCGGTGTCGCCGCCGCGGTAGGCGAAGAAGTAGTCGTAGTAACCGCGGAGCGGCGCGGACTGGAGAGCGAGCGCCGAGGCGCCGTGCCGGGCGAGCCACTCGGCGAAATCCCATCGGTCGATCGCCATGAATCCGCCGAAGACCACCCCGTCGGCGACGATGCCGCGGACGATCGCGACGAGACAGTCGGCGAGGATGTAGATCCGTCGCGCCGCGTTGCTCGAGACGATCTCCTCCATCCACTCCCGCTCGATCCAGTCGTGGAACGAAGCCACGAGGGCCGCGACCGCCTGGTGCTCGACGGCGCGGTGGCGGTTCCGGTCGCGCGCCGCCAGATCGTGCGACAGGGCGTGCGCCGCGTCGAGGAGCGACGAGGGGCTCCCGTCCAGGAGGTCCGTGAAATCGCGGCCGATCGCGTGAAGATCCGACCGGCATCGCGCGGCGAGCGAGGGCGCCGCCGTCGGATCCCCGGCGGCCGCCCTCACGCCTTCGTGCGGGAATCCCTCGATGAAGTCGCGCAGCCATCCGACGATCATCTCGATGTATTCCCAGACGGTCGGGAACTCGCCGCCTTCTCCCGGAACGCCGGTCGTCGCCGGAGCCTCGACGGGCCAGTCGATCCACTTCCCGTCGATCCATTCGGTCCAGACGACGTAGTTGTGCGGACGAAAAGCGTCCGTCCACGTGCGGAGCGGGCATTCCGGCGGCCGGTCGAGCGCGCCGTAGGCGTCCTCCATCAGGCGGAAGGCGTTGTAGTAGAAGCCACCCCACACGTGGAGGCCGTGCTCCTCGATGCGGTCGAAATACGCGGCGTTCCTTCCGCTCGCGCCCTTTCCGCCGAGCCGCCACCCCATCTGGTACACCGTGACTTCGAGCTTCTCCCGGAGCTCCGGCGTGCTCGAGAGGTAGTAGGCCGCCGTCATCGCGCCGCAGCCGCCGCCGAGGATCGCGACCTTCTTCCGCCCGGTCACGGGAGCCCGCCGATGACGGGGATCCGGACGCCCGAGAGAGCGGATGCCGCGTCCATGCCCGCCATGACCGCCGCTTCGACGCAGCCGGCATTGATCGACGTCTTCACCCAGTCGCCCGCGAGAAACAGGTTGGCGTAACCGGAATCGCCCGCGCGCAGGCGATAGCGAGACGTCCCGGGGAGCGAGAGCACGTAGCGTTCGGTCGGGTCGATGTTGACGCGCCGGTACTGGGAAAGGAGACGCGCCGGTCCGTTCCCGCTCGCAGGATCGAAGAGGAGGCTCCAGTCGAAGCTCCCCGCGGTCGGGGCGGTCCTCGTCCAGATGTGTCCGGCGTTCTGTTCGAGCCAGGCCGTCGCCGCCTGCGTGAACCGATCGAGCTCCCGCGCGGGAAACGTCGGATCGGAAAAGGGCGGGATCACGTCCGCGTCCGGGAACTCCCCGCAGAGGTAGGCGATGAAGCCGGGCGCCGGGCCCGCGGGCCAGTCCTCGCGCGGGAGCAGGAAGCTCATGTCCGCCCACGTGTTCAGGTCCTGCGCGTACGACGAGCAGATGCGGGCCGTCGGCGGCGCGCCGATGCCCTCGGCATTGCCGGAGAACCAGAGCTGGAGAGCGCCGGTCTGGACGGTCTGGACCTCCGTCAGCATCTTCGCGAGCGGGCCGCCGGCGGCGAGGATCTCGGGCGCCACGTCCCGCACGGCGGCGAGCGAAAGACCGAGGATCACCGCATCGAAGTCCTTTCCCGCTTCCAGAGAGCCCGGCTTTCCGGTCCACGGGGTCCAGGCCGACTCGAGATTGATCTTCTCGTCCCGGAGCGCATTCCCCTCGGCGAGCTGGTCGTAGAACGGCTCGGACGGCCACGCGGGGACGCCCTTGACGCGGGTGAGCGGGTCGTACTCGCCCTGGCGGGGATGCGCCTGCTCCAGCAGATCGATCCGGCCGATCGACTTCCCGTCGAGCGACAGGGCGAGATTCGTGATCTTGCGGAAGAATTCGAACCGGACGCCGCGAGCCTTCAGCACGCGGTAGAGCGGCGCGAAGACGATGTCGCCCATGCCGGCCTGCATCTCCCAGAAGAGGGCCCCCTTGTACGTGAAGAAGAGCCGGAGCACGCCGTGCATGGCCGTTCCCGCCTCGAGCCGGGGCTCGCTCGCGCGCCCGTGGAAGAACCCGAAGACGTAGTCGTAGATGCCGCGCACGAGCGCCGAATCGATCGTCTCCGTCGCGGCCCCGTGCCTGGCGAGCCAGTCGCGCCAGTCGACCCCGTCGATCACGTGGAAACCGAAGAAGATGACGCCGTCCATGATCATCCCCCGGATCGTCGCGTGCGCGAGATCGAGGAGGAGCGCGATCCGCCGCAGCCCGTCGTCGTCGGGCGCCGCGGCGCGCCGCTCCGCGAGCCGCTGTTCGGCCTCGCTCACGAGGTAGAGCAGGTCGTGGTGGTCCCTCGCGAGATGCTGCGCCGGATCGGGGTCGAGCGTGCCGGCGAACTTTCTCGCGGTCACGAGGATGTCGTGGGCGGAATGGGAAGCGAGCGGCGGCGGCGTTCCGGGCTCGTGATCTTCCTCGAGGATCTCGCGGAGGGACGCCCGCTCGACGACGCGCTCGACGAACCGCTCGATGCGCTGCCAGAGCGTCGGCGCTCCGGGGATGGGCGCGTGCGGCACGATCGCCTCGGTCGATCCGGATTCGATCTGCTGGATGATCCAGTCGAGGATGAGCTGGACGTAGTCCCACAGCGAGGGGAACTCGCCTCCCGCCCCGGGGACGGCGTCGTTCTCCGGAAAGGTCATCGGCCAGTCGACCCAGCGGCCCCCGACCTGTTCGTAGATCATCACGGCGCTGTGCTTGCGGAAGGCATCCTCCCATCCGCGGATCGGGTTCGCGGGATCCGGCGGGAGGGCGGCGTAGGCCCGCTGCATCATCCGGAAGCCGTTCTCGTAGAAGCCGGCCCACACGTGCAGCCCGTGCTCCTCGATCCGCCCGCCCGCCGACAGATTTCGGCCGCTCGCGCATTTCCCGCCCAGCCGCCAGCCGACCTGGTAGACGGTGATGTCGTACTTCTCTTCCCAGCCGGGGAGCTCGGTCAGGGCCCACACGGCGGACAGCGCTCCGCAGCCGCCTCCGAGCACGGCGACTTTCTTCCGCCCGGTGTTCTCTTCGGTCATGGCTTCTCCGTCTCCTTCTGCGACGGGCCCGGAGGATTCGTCTCGTCCGGGTCCCAACCGATGATCTCGCCCGGCCCGCCGTCGATCGCGCGCGACGCGGCGAGACCCGCCATCGCCGCCGCCTCGACACAGCCGGCGTTCAAGGGCGTGTCGACCCAGTCGCCCGCGAGGTAGAGGTTGTCGAATCCCGACCCCCCGGCCGGGAGGCGGTGCTTCGCGCTTCCGGCCAGCGAGAGGACGTATCGCTCCGAGGGATCGATGTTCGCGCGCGTGTACTGGGCCTCCAGCGCCGCGCGGCCCGTCGACCCGTCCGGTGCGCGGCCCGTCGCCGCGTCGGGCCCGTAGAGGAGCGCCCAGTCGAGGCCGGCGGGATTGGCGACCGTCGTCGCTTTCGGAAGGATCGGACCCGCCGCGCTCTCGAGCCACGTCTGCGCGGTCTGGAGCACGCGGTCCTCCTCGCGGGCCGGATACGACGTGTCCGAGGGAAGCGGGCCTCCTCCGCCCGGTTTCGGGCCGCAGAGATAGAGGATCGTCTTCGGCCCCCCTTCCGGCCAGTCCTCGCGCGGGAGGAGCTCGCTCATGTCGGCCCACGTATCGAGCGGCTCGGCGTAAGTCCCCGCGACGATGCCGCCCGGCGCGCAGCCGAGCCCGGCCGCATCCGGCCGCAGCCACAGCTGGACGGCTTGGGTCTGGACCGTCCCGACGTTCTCGACGAGGCCGCGCCATCCCGCGCTGCGGGCGACGAGGTCCGCGCAGATCTCCGGGAGCGCGCCGAGCGAGATCCCGAGGACGACGAGGTCGAAGTCGGTTCGGAGCCGAAGTTCCCGGACTTCGACGGGCGTCCAGCCGCTCCAGCGGGATTCGAGATCGATCTTCCGCCGGCGCAGCTCCTCTCCCTGCGCGAGCTGGCGGTAGTCGGGCTCGCTCGGCCAGCACGGCAGCCCCTTGACGTCCCGGAACGGCCGGTATTCCGCGACGCCGGGAGCCAGGTCCACCTGCCGCGCGACGCGGATCGCGGCGATCGACCGGCCGTCGGCCGAGAGGAGGAGCTTCTCCACCGTATGGAAGAAGGCGAACTTCACGCCGCGTCGCTTCAGGACCTCGTAGAGGGGCGAGAAGACCGTGTCTCCCATCCCGGCCGCCATCTTGTACATGACCGCGCCCTTGTACGTGAACGCGATCCGCAGGGCGACCTGAACGGCCGTGCCGGCGGCCATGTTCGGACGCGCCAGATCGCCGTTCTCGTAGGCGAAGCACAGGTCGTAGATCTCGCGCACGGGGGCGGAGGCGAGCGTCGCCCGGGAAGCGCCGTTCCTCCCGAGCCATTCGCGGAAGTCGACGTCGTCGATCGCCGCGAATCCCTTCTCGACGACGCCGTCGCGCAGGATTCCCTTCACGGCGGCGATCGCGAGATCGGCGAGGAGGAAGAGGCGCCGAAGGCCGTCGTCTTTCTCGAGCAGCCCTTCGACGCCGGTGACGAGCCGGCCGAGGAACGCCTCGAGCGCCGCGATGAGGCCGGCGCGGTCCGCGTCGGCCGGCGGCCCCGGGGCCGCGCTCGCCTGCGCGTGCGCGAGATGGAGGTGCTCGATCAGCCAGGCCAGCAACCGGCAGTGGTGCTCGTCCCCCGGCGGGCAGGCCTTCGACTCCGCGTTCTCGCGGACGTAATCGACCGCCGGACCCGAGGCCGGAGCGGTGGTCCCGGCTCCGACGAACCGGGAGAGGATCTTCTCCACGGCTTCCTCGTGCCGCTGACCGATCAGGCCGTGGAGCATCCACTGAATCAGCATCTGGACGTATTCCCACGCGGTCGGCAGCGCCCCTCCTTCGCCCGGAACGCCGCTGTTGACGGGCATTTCGATCGCCCATTCGAGCCAGCGCCCGCCGACGAATTCACAGAGCACCGCGAGGCTGTGAGGGCGGAACGCCTCGTCGATCGTCGCGAGCGGGGCTCCTTTCGGGCGGCCGAGCTCCTGGTAGCACTCGCGCATCGTGCGGAAGGCGTTTTCGTAGAAGCCCATCCAGATGTGGAGGCCGTGCTCCTCGATCCTCTCCCCGTGATCGCCGTTCCGGCCGCTCGCTCCCTTTCCGCCGAGGCGCCATCCGGTCTGGTACACGGTGATCTCGAAGTCGTTCTGCCAGCCGGGACGCGACGTCAACGCCCAGGCCGCCGTCATCGCGCCGACCCCGCCTCCCAGGATCGCGATTTTCTTCACGGCCTCCCCTCCGGTCCGCCCGGAAGACACGCGCACCGCATCGGGTACGAGAGCGTCCAGGGCACTTCGATGTGGAACGCCCCGATCGCCGAGGCGTCGATGCCCGGGACCCGGAACTCCCGCGCGGGCATTCCCGGCAGGTACGGCCGATCGATCCGGATGTCGGCCTCGATCGGGCGCAGGACCGCCTTCTCGAGTTCGAACGTCATGATCGAGCAGAGGATCGGGCCGAAAAAGAGCTTGCCGAGAAACGGCTGGCGGAACGCCGGAGCGACCGCGGCGAAATTCGGAAACTCGGATACCGGTCCCGATTCCCCCCGCGGCTCGAAGCGGCCCGACAGGATCGGCCGCCCCGACCCGAGCGAAGCGACGCGGTACTCGCCGCCGCTCTCCGCGATGCGCGCGCGCACCTTGTCGTAGCCGTAGACCCATCCGAGCATCACGAAGATCCAGCTGTCGAGATAGAGGCGGGGCATGAAGGCGTACTCGCCGCGGTACGACTCCCCTGCCCGCCGGCCTTCGCCCGGGGAGTAGTCCAGGAACGGCACCGCCGTGATCATCTCGTGGTAGGAGCCGCCGCGGATCGGCAGGATCACGGGATGCACGCCGCTGTGGCGGCCGAACATGAAGAGCAGGGGATGCTCACCGGGAGGCGCCAGCGTCTGC encodes:
- a CDS encoding NAD(P)-binding protein gives rise to the protein MKKIAILGGGVGAMTAAWALTSRPGWQNDFEITVYQTGWRLGGKGASGRNGDHGERIEEHGLHIWMGFYENAFRTMRECYQELGRPKGAPLATIDEAFRPHSLAVLCEFVGGRWLEWAIEMPVNSGVPGEGGALPTAWEYVQMLIQWMLHGLIGQRHEEAVEKILSRFVGAGTTAPASGPAVDYVRENAESKACPPGDEHHCRLLAWLIEHLHLAHAQASAAPGPPADADRAGLIAALEAFLGRLVTGVEGLLEKDDGLRRLFLLADLAIAAVKGILRDGVVEKGFAAIDDVDFREWLGRNGASRATLASAPVREIYDLCFAYENGDLARPNMAAGTAVQVALRIAFTYKGAVMYKMAAGMGDTVFSPLYEVLKRRGVKFAFFHTVEKLLLSADGRSIAAIRVARQVDLAPGVAEYRPFRDVKGLPCWPSEPDYRQLAQGEELRRRKIDLESRWSGWTPVEVRELRLRTDFDLVVLGISLGALPEICADLVARSAGWRGLVENVGTVQTQAVQLWLRPDAAGLGCAPGGIVAGTYAEPLDTWADMSELLPREDWPEGGPKTILYLCGPKPGGGGPLPSDTSYPAREEDRVLQTAQTWLESAAGPILPKATTVANPAGLDWALLYGPDAATGRAPDGSTGRAALEAQYTRANIDPSERYVLSLAGSAKHRLPAGGSGFDNLYLAGDWVDTPLNAGCVEAAAMAGLAASRAIDGGPGEIIGWDPDETNPPGPSQKETEKP